TCATCTGTCGTTTTTTCAGACAATCCCGGCAGAGCTAAACCGTTCGTTTTTATTTCGAGAGAACGGACTGCTTTTTGAAGGGCAGCTTCTAAATTACGCTCAATTGCCATTACTTCTCCGGTTGCTTTCATTTGTGTGCCCAGTTTTCTGTCGGCAGTATCAAATTTATCAAACGGCCAGCGCGGAAACTTCACGACAACATAATCAAGCGCTGGTTCAAAACTTGCATAAGTATGGCCGGTAACAGGGTTGAGCAATTCATGTAAATGATAGCCTACGCTTAGCTTAGCTGCCATTCTTGCAATCGGATAACCAGTTGCCTTAGAGGCAAGAGCTGACGAACGGCTGACACGAGGATTCACCTCGATCAGGTAGTATTTTTTACTATACGGGTCGAGTGCAAATTGAATATTGCAGCCGCCGACAATGCCGAGCGCTCGAATGACTTTAAGAGACGCCGATCTTAGCATTTGATATTCTACATCGGTTAATGTCTGTGACGGCGCAACTACTATCGAATCACCCGTGTGAATACCGACCGGATCAATGTTTTCCATATTACACACAGTAATACAAGTGTCGTTTTCATCCCGCATCACTTCATACTCTACTTCTTTGTAGCCTGCAATACTTTTTTCTACTAAACATTGATTAATGGGGCTTGCTTCGAGGCCGCCTGTTATAATGTAGCGAAGTTCTTTTTCATCATGGGCGATACCGCCTCCTCCTCCGCCTAACGTATAAGCAGGACGGATAATGATCGGATAGCCGGTTTTCGCTGCAAACGCCAGCGCTTCTTCTTCTTTTTCTACTATTTCACTTTCAGGCACTGGTTCACCGATTTCATGCATGAGAGACCGGAACAATTCGCGGTCTTCTCCTTGTTTTATCGAATCGATCGGCGTTCCGAGCAGAGTTACCCCATATTTGTTCAAAATATCTTGTTCATCTAACGCAAAAGCCAGGTTTAAGCCGGTTTGACCGCCAAGTGTAGCAAGGAGGCCGTCCGGCTGTTCTTTTTGGATCACTTTTTCAACTGATTCTACGGTGAGCGGTTCAAAATATACTTTATCGGCACATGCTTCATCGGTCATGACTGTAGCCGGGTTATTATTGATTAGTATAACTTCCATACCTTCTTCACGAAGGGCAAGACACGCTTGCGTTCCGGAATAATCAAATTCGGCAGCTTGCCCGATAATAATTGGTCCTGAACCAATTACAAGCACTTTCTTTATCTCTGTCTGCTTAGGCATAGGTTTTCTCTCTCCCTTTTTTCTTAAGATGTTCAAGGAATTGATCAAAAATTTCCTCACTGTCTGCCGGGCCGGGATGTGCTTCTGGATGAAACTGCACGGTGATAATATCATGCTTTAGATGGGAGAGGCCCTCTACCGATCCATCATTAATGTTTTTGAATTGGACAGCAAATTCTCCTTTAGGCAGACTGTTTTCTTTCACCACATAGCTGTGATTCTGTGACGTCATAAACACTCTGTTTGTATGCGTATCCTGTACTGGCTGATTTGCTCCGCGGTGGCCGAAGCGAAGTTTTTCCGTGTCTCCGCCAAAAGCAAGCGCCATAAGCTGATGGCCAAGGCAGATGCCAAGGGAAGGAAAGGTTTCCGCAAGCTTTCGATATCGCGGCAGCAATCCGTTTAACTGCTTAGGATTTCCCGGTCCGTTGGAAAACAGCAATCCGTCCGGTTCCAGGTCTGCCAATTCTTTTTCTGATATATCATAAGGAACAACCGTTACTTTGCAGTCTTTTTTCACTAAGCTTTCAACCATTGATTGTTTGTACCCAAAATCAAGCAGAACAATGTGATGATCTCCTTCACCTTTGGTAACCGGTTCTCTGACTGTTACTTCATCGATAAGCATTTGTTCACCAATCGGCTGATAAGAACTCACTTCCGTTTTTTCAGGAGAGGTGGTCATAACTGCTCCCATATCCCCTTTTTCCCGGATACTTTTTACAAGAGCGCGTGTATCGACTCCCTTTATTAAAGGAACTCCTGCTTTATAAGCAGCTTCTTCAATGGTTTGTTTTGCTTGATAATGAAATGCTTCAGGGGATGCTTCACTGATCACCAGGCCTGCTGGCTGTGGTTTGATGCTTTCATAGTCTTTTTCGTTCCATCCATAATTTCCAATGAGGGGATACGTAAACACGACGATCTGGCCGTGAAACGAAGGGTCGGTCATCACTTCCTGATAACCGGTCATCCCGGTAAAAAAGACTATTTCACCATATACTTCTTCCTGGGTGTCAGCGGCGATCGATCCTTCAAATATTTCTCCACTTTCTAGTTTGATATATCCCTTCATATCCTTGTTCCTCCTCATTCTTATAACAAGTCTGTATAGGCTCCCAATAGGGGAGAGTAAGTTCGACGCTGCCACAAGCGGTACTCCCAGCGATGCAACGTAGTCGAAACGTGTTCTATTTGTTTTTCAGCGTTTCTTCTATTGCATGGACGCCTTTCATAAGTGTTTCCCATTCGATGGTCAAAGGCGGGAGAAG
This DNA window, taken from Alteribacillus bidgolensis, encodes the following:
- a CDS encoding carbamoyl phosphate synthase small subunit, giving the protein MKGYIKLESGEIFEGSIAADTQEEVYGEIVFFTGMTGYQEVMTDPSFHGQIVVFTYPLIGNYGWNEKDYESIKPQPAGLVISEASPEAFHYQAKQTIEEAAYKAGVPLIKGVDTRALVKSIREKGDMGAVMTTSPEKTEVSSYQPIGEQMLIDEVTVREPVTKGEGDHHIVLLDFGYKQSMVESLVKKDCKVTVVPYDISEKELADLEPDGLLFSNGPGNPKQLNGLLPRYRKLAETFPSLGICLGHQLMALAFGGDTEKLRFGHRGANQPVQDTHTNRVFMTSQNHSYVVKENSLPKGEFAVQFKNINDGSVEGLSHLKHDIITVQFHPEAHPGPADSEEIFDQFLEHLKKKGREKTYA